The stretch of DNA agtcgacctcggtggaatttgaactcggaacgtaacggcaggcgaaatacctatttctttattacccacaaggggctaaacacagaggggacaaacaaggacagacataggtattaagtcgattacatcgaccccagtgcgtaactggtacttaatttatcgaccccgaaaggatgaaaggcaaagtcgacctcggcggattttgaactcacaacgtaacgcaggcgaaataccgctaagcatttcgcccggcgtgctaacgattctgccagctcgccgccttatacatatatatatagaatatgaaggGTTTAGTTCGCTGGTAATCTAAACCAATAGGTTCGCTGTGTAACTGCTATAATTGATCATCCGATAGGTTAGAAGGTCACAGCTGAAACTGGAGCTTGGGATCCGTAGCAGGCGCTTCCGAGTCAGCATttgatatattcttttcctttaatatatatatatatattatatatatatatatatatatatatatatagagagagagagagagagagagaagagagagagagagagagagagagagagagagagagagagattgggagaattcacaaaaaattagATTTCCACTATTACAACAGAACTGGCTATTTGCAGCCTTTCTTTCTTAGAACTGGAATTCCCTCCTCGCCCATATTTTTGCAGGCATCAATCTCTAATTATTCACGCTGAACATGATCCACATCAATATCTTCAAGGAAGCTTGTATGTAGTCTACTCGACATACTAAAGGGAGCAATCGCTTCTTTAAACTACACCTTTTCGTCTCTTTGAATTGATAAAcgcactggataatgtagtctgaaGAGCTCACTATTTTTAAAAGGTATTTGAGTTTAGTCTGCATGATCAAGAGCGATTTAGggcaaaacagcagcagcagtaataacaacaacaacattccacTAGTGTCAGAGGACCCGACGCGAAATCCCCCGTTTTTTCTCAAAAATTCCtccataaattacaaaataagggGACGGGAGgaaatctgccctatttttcaaatcctggaagcaggataataatctaattctacactttatcacattcaagaatataaacacgtttttaagctcaacacacgcggagtcaaaaagaaacactacctttcaccggcactgcgtgaacgacagtgctatctctctctctagcgTGAAgtttcctatctcggacatgtgagcatgcgcccAACTGCCAAACACCGCGTCGCTGGAACGGTAAAGCGCACAGTGCTATACaaggattaaaatttttttttttcataaactaggggatggctattGACATTAAGGCTAagaattatataatgtacaagtatgaagaaatatttaaagaaaaaaaggatcattatattgaatgttatcgataatatcgagtggaaatagggggtgctgtAGTAATGTAGTTCCTATACACGAGCCGCCACTGCCGTGGAATTCTTGTACTGGTGAGAGTCCGGGCCGTTTTAACATACTTATAGGACCCCAGGCAAAGCAATGGACGAAAACTCCTACATGCACGACAACAACATTAATAGATTAGTATGGGCCCCCTCGACATGTAAGACTCTTAGGTAACTGCTCAATGTGCTTGTGTACAGAAATGGCACTAGTAAAATCTGGTAACTATAAAAATCTGATCAAAGTAATCGATTAACTAACtggttaataataatagaagagaaatataaccattgtgtgtgtctttgtgatacAATGACTCTTCTAAATTTTAACATTTGTGTCAATTGATGCGATTTCGCATCAAGAGTCTTTcagataataatacaaaaactaaatatataaatctaaccAAATTAAAGAGGGTTGCAGATCAAGTGGAGACCACTCTTGCAAAGATTGATGTTGCAAGGGACGTAACTCATAAGAATACAAACACCGCCCTTTTTCCTGTTCATCGTCGCTGTTAATATCTAAAacttttatgtgtttatattgtatatatttcgaaATAGCGActggaaacaaaacaaatatattttaaagatgaaTATTAAATGGAAAATTATACCAAAATCGAGATTGGACAAGGTTGCTTTTTCTACAATTTTGATAGGCATTCATATTGCTAAATGGTTTTATCATACGGAAATTTTACCTTCCAGATTCAAACATCTACCTTGGCATGATCCCGTTTACCTACTTCATTTTACCTTTAGTGtaatttgttattttaatgttatggTTTGCATTTGGAAGATAAGTTCTACAGATACAACCAGTGGTTCTGTGATCCTTCCGAGTGTTCTGAAACCTAAATGGTTTTACTGTTCAGTTTGCGTCTGCAACGCACCTCCGAGGTCTTTTCACTGTGACATTTGTGACAGGTAAGCGTTAAAATGACTTTGTTACCTGCAGGAAGTGTTGTAAATATGTTGGTACTCAACTTAACTTTTAAGACGATAAAGTATTAATTGATTTAAAGTTCAACGCACCTTATTCACGATCGTATTACTACTAATGTACAAAAACAAGTTAAACCTCAGTTCTTCTGTAATGTGATTTGTTTAAAGCTTTTGAATCAATAGTTCATGTAAAATAAGTTACATTGATATATTTTACATTCAAtacaaataattttacattagtaTTTATACCAATGAACTTGCATGCATGAATTTAGTCGGTATGTAAGTTCACAACATATTTTCAACTGCTAACCtttgtgaaagaaaagaaaaatagcagtTTATGCGTGTGTTTTAAAGAATCTACCAGTATGTATTCGTGACATAATGTTATtttatgtactttatatatatatataggtatgatttCGAAATCCATCGCTTGCTCACTTCTATAAACTCGCTAACAATGAAGTAGATTAGCACTTAAATGACTACTAAAAAAAGCGGGGTAGTTCTTTTCTCGAGATGGCAAACGTGTGTCCATAGCTAAAGTGCATTCATTTCCTGTGAGAAGATATTTTGGTGAGCTTTCGACCTTTTGTGGGAGAGGTGTGTCTGCAGATGAAAGCTTGCATTTTAGATAAAAGATCAGTATTGAAATGCATTGTAGATGCGTACAATAAAACGTTTTATATTTTGGCTCTACTACGCCGGCAACCTATATTGGTTCTTAGAAAAATAGCTTTGTATGTACCATTTGAACGTTTACCATTCTGCTATTACAAAGCATTATTTAGAAACTGTAtcaagggggcgagctggcacaaacgttagcacgccgggcgaaatgcttagcagtatttcgtagcgaaataggtatttcgctacgttctgagttcaaattccgccgaggttgactttgcctttcatcctttctgggtcgattaaataagtaccagttatataatcgacttaatccgtttgtctgtccttgtttgtcctctctgtgtttagccccttgtgggtagtaaagaaataggtatttcgctacgtgctgagttcaaattctgccgaggtcgactttgcctttcatcctttcggggtcgataaattgagtatcagtgaaatactagggtcgatgttatcgactaaacCCCATAcctccaaatttcagaccttgtgtctataatagaaaaggattattatggtgagctggcagaatcgttaagcgcaccgggcgaaatgcttaccgttatttcatcagtctttgtgttctgagttcaaattttaccaaggttgactttgccttccagtTTAGAGAATTTTACACAATTGTTACTATAtacttaattacataaatattccacattaaaatacaaaattgaaGAAAGCACACTCTTAAGTGAAGGAAGTAGTAAAGGTAAAAACAGTGGACGTACTCCATTATTTATATCCTTAAATTTTCAGAAGCTAAAATTCTTGGGACCATCATTCTAGATAGAAAAAACCCCCCATTTTATTGATTCTTTTGTGCAACcagtttaactttatatatatatatatatatatatatatatatcaaaaggatgtattataatactattccacatatacaaaaacagccataccaacaatccaacatacctccatcatcagctgcctcacagatatcattatggtttcgacacctgggcagtaccatcgAATCCACTGATGTAGACAGCAcgaaaataagtgttgtttgggaacaaacaaaccaaagaaaccacaactttcaaacacatttaccttaTGTACAACCATATTGGTAAagaaattcaataagtaaattacaaccaaCTCCTAAGTATGTAACTAAACAGCAACCAATCCATTAagtcatacaaaaattataacCCTTTCTGTCTtccatagtataatataaaagtgaaagcttcataaccacattcattcaatcaatcaatttatatatatataccggagtaaggtggaaaaaagagtactcaaataccagaggtagaataatatgcttcatttaaaacgtgaaactctgagtaacagcttttgttatatttctgcagcttttaaataaagtatatatatatatatatatataaataaataaataaatggaaagaatggagtcgaacgaagattttaacaaaattcctttactttcgacacatgtttcgaagactgcatattcttaattccgaaggaataaagtgtgcattatgccgtcttctcttcaggaaagacaaggagccTCTATCAGTCTCACGACGAACAAATACTTTTTGATGACTGCCTACATTGTGTCCGCAGTGATAATGACTGTTTTTATCACTGCGGACACAATGTAGCAGTCATCAAAGACTGATAGAggctccttgtctttcctgaagagaagacggcataatgcacactttattccttcggaattaagaatatgcagtcttcgaaacatgtgtcgaaagtaaaggaattttgttaaaatcttcgttgaACTCCATTCTttccatttattcatataaaaaaaaacacacaaatttccacacaggGACACGGGGTtttgcccttggcatgtagcttcaaccatgttttctgacgtgaatttgctacccaggtatcgattaaccaaattatccatactaggataattcattcacctacttaaatatatatatatatatatgtggaacaaAAATggaatagagggcattaaaactttcagacagatagaaaacacaaaggcacacaagagaaacaacaattagaaggacaggcaaaaaaagacgggccattcttggctttctttcatcagtcaagtaccagaagtcatcatttcagacacatatatatatatatatatatatgtgtgtgtgtgtgtgtgtcagacagTTAAGTACCAGAAGCCACGACCatttcagacatatatatatatatatatatataagggcatccagctgtagaaactttgccagataagaccggagcctggtgcagccttctggcttcccagatccccggtcgaactttccaatccatgctagcatggagaacagacgttgaacgatgatgatgatgatgatgatgatatatatatataaagagagtgtttggagtggtgtacagatattgtatattgagaaaaaggaggtagtcagaattctggataattctttattctcaAAATTTTGTGctttaatttttgtcttgaagaatTCAATTAAATagttgaaagcgctaataaagaattatccaaaattctgactccctcctttttctcaatatatatatggtgtgtgtatacccTTGTCTTATCATTATGTGATGGTTGtagacaaacatcatcatcatacaagtgatgtttgtttccagtcttccatgaagaaaatgtctggccatagggaaatattactttgcttggaaacaggtgagggttagtaacaagaagggcatccagttatagaatatctgcctcagcaaattccatctggcccatgcaagcatagaatatGGACATTGactcttcagcatttaaaccagacatatccagcctaaatatgctatcagttttatgttctaaccagctagatccagcctatcacacaTAACCTTCAAtgctattctaaaaatatacaatcacatcaaaatTACAAGGTTatgggataatgcatgattaattaaatacAACGTGAATGAAAGCAAATAATATGAATTTGTcctattgtaaataatataaatttgtcctATTTACAATAGGACAAATTTATGTTATTTGCTCTCAACCGAAGCAAGGCTCTACAACatgaatgaaaaagcattacatataacagaataatctgaatgctagagggttaagtgatgatgatgaaaaagaagttTTAGTCAATTCCTTGCCagtaattgttatttatttatttattttttgcctttTGCAAGAAAACATTAACCAtatgcttattttctttttcttttcatagaTGCATCCTTAAACGAGACCATCATTGTCTATTTATTGGAACATGCATTGGCCATAACAATTTCcgttatttcattttactattgTTTTATGTAACCATCGCTTCTTTTTATTCAACCCTGATGTTTGTCCGCTACACACTGACTGAGTTTGGTAGGCTTTCTTTCTCTTACCTGTTCAGTATAATTGTACCAATTTTAGCATGGCTCTTTGGAGTTTTATACTCTCCTCACTTGCTAGCTTGTTTTCTCACAGGTCTTTCATCACTAGTTTTTATTGCTGTGATTAGCTGTTTGCTTTATCATGTCAGAAATATTTATAATGGACAGACTACTTATGAACGTCGTTCAAAGAAACATGATTATAATCTTGGATGGAAAAAGAATTTCTTAGATGCCTTAGGTAAAAATTACCACATATCCTGgatatgtcctttgattaattctCCCTTACCTGGTGATGGCATCAATTTTACCACTCGGGATATGCATGAAACAGCTAAATCTCTTTAAAAAGTACTGTTACTTTTCAAAAAGTTCTCAGTTactataaaattacattttagatacttataaaaatatataattggagCAAAACACATTTTGGCTTGGTCCTCTGCTGGAAATTAACATTGTGTGCTTAAGCAGATTGACAGGAAATTAGAACCAATATATTTTGACTGATcataatttttttacaataatttgTATTTTACTTTACTGATTGTGTGCCTTTTTATTACTGTTTCACAAGAAGCAAGGTTTGAGTCATACTAGATGATTTTCTTTCCCATTtagaataatggtttccaatACTTTCAGGTTCTCAAAATTGATTATAATTAAGGTTTTTATTTTGAAGTTGGTCGCTTGACATTAAAATATAGACCTCAGTTATAATCAAcacttgaataaaagaaaaattaagaaactaAGTGTCTTTTACTCCTATTAATAAATTATGGATTGTGTCGCAACCCAAAATTGGACTGTTGCCTTGGATTCTGAGGGTTATATTTCTTAACAACATTCCCTAAAGATAAATTTGAAATAGTTGTCGTGCTtactgttttatataatataaagaggtgtatttttttattttaccagcTTCGTAATATAAACCAAGTATATTTCACATTTTCATCAGAATGGGGCTCcaaccatttattttatttttaaaccttttGATACTAAACCATCTGAGACAGCCTTTGGTTCTTTGAAAAAAACTTTGCTTTAAAATCATCTAAATTTAAACCTTGCATCaaagtttcatgttaattcatgttccagACTTCAGACTaacaatgacagttattttactgacttctttctttattttcaaaattaattgaaatgtaaacaatgttcaatgaaaataaagaaacagaataagTCAAAGCTGAAATGCATTATGTAACATAAATGTTTAGGTCTTAAGGTATATGACCAGGAAGTTTCATTGATTCAGTAACTCTGTTTCAGTTTACAAGATAAATGAACTAAGCAGTGTATGAAGAAGCTTGGTGTGCCCTAGTGAAATCAGTCTTGTCTTTCATCGTACATAATAGTTAATACAAATGAAAACTTCCTTTTCATTTCTCTGTTGTAAGCTGAGTAGCATAGTAAATTGTTCTTTCAAGAAGAATGTCTGCAAAAAGATCTCCGTATTTTATGACTCATAATCATATCTTAAATTTATATCACCAATGTGACTAATAACTAAATCATTATTGaaatcatgtatttatttatatctaaaatatgaaaatgaaaaccaaaaattatatttaactttAGTACTTTTCGCCACCAGTGTTCAgcttttggtattaatatttttagaaaaataaaatagaaaaatgtaaaaaaaatctcatttttccatttgtttatgtAATAATTTCTACTgtcatttatttatgtaatatgttttaatttcagtgaaattttggacaatgaattattattattatttaactgtgGGTCAACTTTAATCAAAAGGCATACCAACCATAATCGGTTACTGTGTATATAATATCACACTGTTTAGTGTGTTCATTTTTAAGACAGAAGGATGTAAtttgagatttggctgccatATCCACGATATCGCACAACTACATAGAGGATCCTTTGTTTGGCttggaaaatattatttcattttattgacataaaaataagaaatctaTCTACTTTTGTACTTGAACTAACATTCACCTTATAATTTAAGCCAGCATCTACTGGAAATCTCAACATAAAACAACTGCAATTAAATAGTAAAGTTAAACCCAGGTTCAGTACATAATGACATCATTGAAGaacattattttgataaatattcagTACAAAAGCTCACTCTTGATGAACTGCGATTATGTCTTCAGTtattcatcataattttaaatagcagttaaatagatACTTACACATCCTATCCATTCAGGCCCACCCATTTTGCTCCTCCTCACTTAACTCTTATTGTATCTTTACCTCCTAAGGCTCTTCAACGAATCCTTCCTTTACAGTCGTCTGCAAATCTCTCCTCACTCAGCAGATGTTTAAGCTGAACATTAACACAGCTATCTCACAAGTTTTAAAGAGCCCCAAAAGTGATAAGCACTGTCTTTTTGCCATAAGAGTAATATTTTCTCCATGGTAACcacagtgaatttgccttttaacagttgaaatatgtcacaaatattttttaactaacctaaattttgtatgtatgtatatatatatatatatatatatgaatatattgtatatatacatattgtatgtatatatatatgtatatattgtatgtatatgtatgtatatattgtacattgtagacgatataaagaaaacaaggatgggtcattcagagttttctttcctcagtcaagttccagattatctttgcaatttcaccTGGTTATACTcgaaattgctccaatctggccagccccaaggaaaaactaagctaagagcattagattccttggaagaaagtagcGAATGTATAGAGAAACAAAGACGGGAAAAACGGAGAAAGTTATaccaatacaaataacaggacataacaaccggtgtctttcgactgaggatgaattaaattaaactggcgtttgtggaagtaaagccttatggcagggatacaagatttcacaggcacagggaagaatatagaGGTTGCCTGGACAATGGCctaaccaagaaagaaaggtcaggcttggctgaATGCCGGTcatgtggggagagaagagagagaggcagagggacagGAGAAATAAGGAGGggcaagaaaaaatgacagggacacagtgaagtgaaaagagggaggaaagtgagcatgaagagaatgcaacatatatatagtgtatatatgtctatatattgtgtatataattattacaaatttgggatatTTACCAATAgcaactcctatttcaggataaCCTCATGGTATGATATACCATACCATGAGGTTATATTGAAATAGGAGTTACTTATCTATTGGTAAATATCccaaatttgttataataatattataaaatatactttttacATTTCATTAGAAAAGTCTAAAATAGTAAACTTCCTGATAATCTGTAATACTTGTTATTCcttactatgttatatatattgtgtgtgtgtgtacatatatatatatatatgtatctgtataattgagagaaaaacctctattaagcaattcactAGTGAGagacgttattcacaccatatagaaaaaataaatatactataaaaaccttattctaaaaatcaataaagtacataaacaataaatagtaaatggtagtactactatttactatttattgtttatatactatttattgtttatgtattttattgatttttacaataaagtttttatagtatatttattttttccatatggtgtgaataacgtctTTCAGTATTGAATTACTTAGAGGTTTTTCTCTCAattatatacatctctatatatataaacggcaaaatgtctgcgtgtgtgtcctttatacaaatccacaatttttcagttagagggctcgcacttactgtggtcattcaaaactgtccaagggtggtcgtgcacatctttacatttccccagtcacccggcaaagccattaaaaaagcaatagaagtgacttttttgtgaattttctatccaaaacccaatcaaaatgcccgaaacttgatacgccaattgaatgccagctagctgtatgtgattggtcagagatttggacagtacttgcgtgtttgtgtgcacgcacgcagctgtatatgccgaatcatagtgctagtatattatactagcagaattgcccggcgttgctcggggctgaattgcttgaaagtactgttaatgattgcactgaattatgatgattattcaggcaaatattgatataagtttacggtgggagataaggacttaacgataaaatgtgtgccattgcattgttttgggggaaccaaatttctgatgaacattataggggcaccaactttaagtttgagaaagtgtggtggtagtccggggtgcttaAAGGAATTGAGTagctctattggatagt from Octopus sinensis linkage group LG2, ASM634580v1, whole genome shotgun sequence encodes:
- the LOC115232574 gene encoding probable palmitoyltransferase ZDHHC24, which encodes MNIKWKIIPKSRLDKVAFSTILIGIHIAKWFYHTEILPSRFKHLPWHDPVYLLHFTFSVICYFNVMVCIWKISSTDTTSGSVILPSVLKPKWFYCSVCVCNAPPRSFHCDICDRCILKRDHHCLFIGTCIGHNNFRYFILLLFYVTIASFYSTLMFVRYTLTEFGRLSFSYLFSIIVPILAWLFGVLYSPHLLACFLTGLSSLVFIAVISCLLYHVRNIYNGQTTYERRSKKHDYNLGWKKNFLDALGKNYHISWICPLINSPLPGDGINFTTRDMHETAKSL